Below is a window of Tolypothrix bouteillei VB521301 DNA.
TGGTGCAGTGCCAAAGCTGTCTTAATGAGACTTGCAGCACCAGCAGCAGCTTTAGTATGTCCGATCTGAGACTTAACGGTACCGAGGGCGATGTACTGCTTCTTGGAGTTATTTTCTCCGAAGAACTCGTTGATAGATGCAAATTCCGTAGGATCTCCAGCTAATGTTCCCGTGCCATGTGCTTCAATCAAGGAAACAGTCTCAGGTGGAAAACCAGCATCATCATAAGCACGCTGCAATGCTTTGACTTGTCCTTCTTGGCGAGGTGCGTAAATACTCTTAAAGCGCCCATCACTAGAAGTACCAATTCCTTTGATGACTGCATAAATTTTGTCATTGTCTCGTATCGCATCATTCAGACGCTTGAGAAGAACCATCCCAATCCCTTCACCCAGCATCATCCCATCTGATTTAGCATCAAAGGGTTTGACGTTATCGCTAGGAGAAACAGCAGGTGTTTTGCTAAAACACATATATGCCATGATGGTGTTGTCAGTGTCCACTCCACCAGTCAGCATCATGTCACAACGGTGTTCTATCAGTTCGCTAATTGCCATCTTTAAAGCAGCAAAGGAACTCGCACAAGCTGCATCGACTACGCAATTGATACCACCCAAGTTCAAACGGTTGGCAATTCTACCTGCAACTACGTTACCTAACATTCCTGGGAAAGCATTTTCATCCCAGTTTACGTAAGCGCTTTTGATTTTCTTGATAATTTTTTGGGTATCCTCATCGGATAAACCGCTACTTTTTAGAACCTTTTCCCAAACCGGATACTCTAACCGTGCAGCAAGTGGTAATCCCAATTGGCTTCCTGCGACACCCAAGATGACTCCAATCGTTTCACGATTAAATTCGCGAGACGCATTGTAGCCAGCATCTTCCATTGCTTCTTTTGCAACAACCAAACTTAAAAGCTGTGCAACATCTGTGACTTCTAAAATGCTCGGGGGAATTCCAAACTCCATTGGGTCAAAATCAACGTAAGGAATAAACCCGCCTCGCTTGCAGTAGGTTTTTTCTTCTGGTGTTCTGGGATTCGGATCGTAGTACTCGTCTATGTTCCAGTGGGTTGATGGAACATCAGTAATACAGTCTTTTTTGTTAAGAATGTTTTGCCAGTACTCTTGTAGATTTCTGGATTTAGCAAACAGAGAAGCCATACCCACGATGGCTATAGGGCTATTTTGTAATTTTCTGTTAATTTTATCGATTGACATAGATTCTTCTGGCATCATTTTTTTTTCCTCAATACACTTGTTGACAACCTTTTCAAAATGACTGATTTCGGCTGCTAACTCCGCCAAGGCACTATCAATTGAATGAGCAGACATAGGAGAAATTGTAATGATTGGTAGTGTGGGTCATTTAGTTACGTGCTCTTTATCGGGAGGAATAGTTAACAGTTAACAGTTAATAGCGATCGCAATTCAGTAATACCCATAACGGAAGTTAGGGAATCCATAGGAGAATTTTTTCTTTTTGCCTGAAAAGATAACTATAAACTGTTCGCTGATAACTGGGAATTATGAATTATAAATTATGAATTATGAATTGAAGGTTTCAGCCTCCAATATTCATCATTCATCATTCATAATTTGATAGTAGGTCAATAACATTGTTAAAGCTCGTAAAATAGTCTTGTAGTGCGATCGCAGCTCGTCCGGTGAATTCAATCCATTCGTCTTGATAGGAATCCTGAGAATCTTGAGAAACTGTTTCCGGGCTCAAGAGCGAAAAATTTGGAGTACTTATTAGAACAGAAATGCTGTTTTCTCCAATGCTAGTTTGATTATTTAACTTAACTGCGACCACATAGTTAGTGTTAATGATTACGTTTTGTATTTTGATAAATGCCATAGACGATTTTGACGTTTAAGACAACATATTCTATGGAATTTGTACAAATTATATTTGACAAATTCGTTACACAAAGCGCACTCCTCTCTCTCCACAAAAGTAAATAACTCAAACCATTGATTGAAGTCTTACTGAGTCTCAGCAATTTCGGTGGCTTTTAGTTTTTCGCTCTTAATAAACTAAAAAAATACCCGATCGGCTGGAAACGTGATAATTACTAAAAACACTAGCACAATCAGCTGAGATTGAATAGTTTTTTTTAAATGTTTTTATAAAGAATGATTTTGTTGCAGATATGAACTTTTTGTAAATTTGTAAAAGTATAGTGTATTACGATTATGTAAATTGAATAATATCCTTGGTGACAGTTTTTCCAGCAATTTTGTTTTACAGATGTTTCTTTCTTCCCCGTACTAAATCCTGACTTCTTCTTTACGAGGCTCCCAATACTTATCGGGTTTTGCCGTTTTTTCCTCCCCTGGACAAAGGTGCATCCCCTGCTTGTCTCCCGCGATAATTTCTTTAACCGAGTAGTATTGACGAGGCTCCGCCTTGTAACATATTGCCTGGAGGTGAAGATCTAGTTAAAAGATTGGAGGCGAAGCCTTTAGATTGGTATTTCCAAGCTCTGTCTGGGAACAAGTTAGTATGGTAGGCAATGCCTACCCAACCTAACTTTCAAAAAACAATAATGCGGTTTTGTAAATTGAATAACTTTCTAGAAAACTTCTATAAGTTCATAAAAATCAATGTGAATTGAGAGAACGTGATATTGTGCAAGAGCGAGAAACACGTCCGAGATTCTTGTAAAAACGCTCTTATAAAAGCGTCTTTACAACTAGTTATGCACATAACTTCGTGGCTCTGTTCTTCGTGATTCTGCTCTTTGAGCTTGTTTTCCAGTCCATGCTTGCCATCGTATGATTCCACGACTTACCAATTCAGGATTTTCATCTCCAATAAAACAGAGACGTCCCATTCTTTCACAGGTAATGAGAATTTCACCTTGTCCCATAAAGGGAGCTATCACGGAGTTATTTGGATTGGTGTACAAATGCAACAAATAGTTGACTATACCCTCTACTCCGTCAATATTGATTGGTGCCTGTGGTTTTGGTATCGATTCGTAGGAGAAAAGTCCTAAGTAGATATTACCGAGAATCAATTCATACTGGAAAGGCATTCTCTGACGACGGCAAAATTCATAAACGTAACCTTCCGATCGCAGTACTGCGACGATTCTCGCCCGCTCCACGAGATAATCGTGGTTCCAGGTTGGGGAAAGAGTTGCGATCGCAAGGGCGGCGCGATCGGGAAGCAGGTTTGTGAATTGTTCGCCTGATGTATGACTGCAAGAGGCAATATGCCGATCTAGTTTCCATTCCTCACCAACTTTAACGGAAACTTGGTTGGTAATTATTGTAGCTTTCTGAACTTGCTGCTCGGTTTGAACAGCATCACCATCAAGAGCTAACTTTGCCTCCCTCTTTGCTTTTGCCATAGCGTTTTTCATGGCTTGTACTTGTATCTCTTGTTGCCTCAAACGCCAGTGTGCAGCACTTCTAGCTTGTCTGAGTGCTTCTTCTTCATCTCCTTTGGATTTGGCAGTTTCTAAAGCAAGTTCGGCTTGTTTTGCAAAGGCTCGTTCTTGACCTGCGGATCGGGCTATTTTTAGTAGCTCCGTCTTCATATTAGCAAGTGGCGTTCCCTTGATTTGTTCTTTAACACAGGAGTGAATATCTCGCGCAATTTGCTTGTCATGCTGCAAACTGCGTTCGCTGTATCCAATTTCTCTTGCTAAATCTGTCGTTGTTTTAGGTATTTGCGAAACTGTTTCGCGTCCCTTGTAAGTGTATTGGTTATCTCCCGGTTTAGCCCTGAGTCCCAATCGGTCTAAAATGCGCTCGCGCTCCAATAACAGTTCCGCACGTTCCAGAATTTCTAGTTCATTGCGGATAAAATTCTCGTCAATCTCCGCCAAGCGGCTTTGGTCAACATCGTCATAATCAACAATATTGCACTCGATTTTCTCAAGTCCCAATTGCTTGCACGCCGTCAGACGGTGCAATCCAGCAATCAAGTTAAACTTACTATCCACCGTAATTGGGTTTAATAGACCGTTAGCTTGAATGGAATCCTTTAATTCCTTCACTTTTTCGTCATTTACAGGACGGCGGTTAGAACCATATTTGATCTTGTCTATGGATACTGACTTTATAGGCATAAGCGCTGTTCTTGAGTATTGTTAGTAATGAAAGTACCAACAATAAGACATCCCTAATATATTTCATCAGTGTTCTCAGAAACATGAATTTTGTGATAAGCCTGATGAAAATGTCTTATAAATTGCCACCCTACTAAGAACTAGTTTCAATATGAAGTTTGGCTTGTAAAGTGCAAAATGAACTTTACAAATTCTTTGAAAACCCTAGAATGAAGCTATTAAATCACGATACAAGTTTTAAGATTTAAAATTTTGAACTTGTTCTGTATAATTTGCATCTATTCGCTTTTAAGGGTTTATGCTTCATACTATTCACTGCTCTTAGCGTCAGTTGATTTAGAGTCAATGAAGGCACCTCTTGCCAGAAAGTTCCCAATTTAGAGAGTAAAATCATCAAGAAAAATGATTGTTTCCTGTTATAAAGGGTTTCTAAAAACTTTCTGTAGTTTGGAAAACATTTTCTCTAAATAAAAAAATTTTAAATATAAAGTTCATAGAAAATTAGGAGCTGTACTTATTGAAAACATTAGTAAAGATACAAGAAACGCAGTTGTTTTAAAATCTACACGCTCCAGACTCTGTACTGAGAATTGTCACTCACAAGGTACATATACAAGACACTTTAATTATGTACGAGTGTAAATCAAATCCTTCTTTATCAAGCCTTCTGGTTCGCCAACCGCTTGGGTTTGGACAAGCGTCTTCGGGACTAAACTCACCACCAACCCACCAAGCAAATAAATGATTTCGATTGACAAAAGAAAAGTTTTTTGCGAATATGGTGAACAAGTTTTGGCAATTTATCTCCAGCAGCCCTTCGTTTTGCTCGAGATCGACAATTTGTGATAAAGATCCATATTTCATACAGCAGTTATCAAGTTACAGTTATAAGTCAAGGTTCATCAGTTTATCCAGTTAAGCAATAACTGATGAAGTTGGATGAAGAACAGGTATGTATGAGTATTTCGTATTGATAACTGTCCGCCAATGACTGAATGTAGACCAGCATAAGAGAGATAAAAATATGGCAGCAGACAAAGAAAGCGAGTTGTACACCAAACCCCCATATCGCTGGCGATTCATATTAGCAGCTCTCATCGCTTCAGCTACCGGATTGATATTCTATTACAGTTTTGCAAAGCGAGAAACGACTCCGACCACACAAGCACCCAAAACTGTAAAGGTTGCTCCTCCTAAAATTGAGGTAACTGCTCTAGGACGTTTACAACCTCAAGGAAAAGTCACTAAATTGTTTCCTCCAAGTTCTCTCAGTGGTGTTCGAGTAGAAAAACTGTTAGTTGAGGAAAGCGATCGCATTCAAGCAGGACAAGTCGTCGCTTTATTAGAAGGTTACGGTCGTGCTAAAGCAGCATTACAACAATCTTTAGATAAAGTGCAAGTTGCTCAAGCTGAACTAGCACAGACAAAAGCCGGAGCTAAAAAAGGTGATATTGAAGCGCAAAAAGCAACCGTCACGCGCCTCGAATCACAATTAAAAGGAGAAACGGCTTCACAACAAGCAACAATTGCTCGTTTGCAGGCGCAATTAAACAATGCTCAAACAGAGAATAACCGCTATCAACAGCTTTATAAAGAAGGAGCAATTTCTGCTTCCACAGCAGATGACAAGCGCTTGCAGGAAGAAACCGTACAGCAACAACTTAGAGAAGCCAAAGCAAACCTTGATAGTACTGTCAACACCTTAAAAGACCAAATTAAAGAGGCAAAAGCCAAGTTGAACAGTGTTCAAGAAGTCCGTGGAGTAGACGTTCAGCTAGCAGAAGCCGAAGTTAAGAGTGCGCGTACAGCCGTTCAACAATCAAAAGCAGACTTAGATTTAACAAAGCTTGTATCTCCCATCAACGGTCAAGTTTTGAAAGTCCATGCCAAAACAGGAGAAGTCAATAGCAGTGACGGAATTGTTGAGATTGGAAAAACATCTCAAATGTATGTAGAAGCAGAAGTCTATCAGACTGATATTCATAAAGTACGCGTAGGTCAAAAAGCCACAATAACCAGCACAGCTTTTTCAGGTGCAATACAAGGAACTGTCAGCACTATTGGTTTGCAAGTTGACAGACAAAATATTTTAAGTGTTAATCCAGCCGCCGAAACAGACCGCAGAGTCATTCCGGTAAAAATCCGTATCGATCGTCCAAAAGACAGCGAAAAAGTCGCAGGTTTAACTGGTTTACAAGTGGATGTCGCCATCGAAGTTCAGCGATCGGGAAAGTAACTAGTGACAGTAACGATTTACTTATTTCGCAACCAATAACTGTATTCAAAGCTTGAACCATGATTGTCAAAATTCCTTTGGCGTGGCTACAACTTGCCAGAAATAAAATTCGTTCCTTAGTAGCTGTAGCTGGTATTGCCTTTATTGTTATTCTAATGTTCATGCAACTTGGTTTTCAAGATGCTCTTTATTCTAGTGCAACTCAAGTCCACCATCATCTTAAAGGAGACTTATTTCTCATCAGTTCTCAGTATAAAGCTTTGACAGCCAATCAAAGCTTTTTTCGGACTCGTTTGTATCAGTCCTTGGGATTTGATGGTGTAGAATCAGTTAGCCCCATGTATATAGGATTTGCTAAGTTTAAAAATCCAGATACAGGTCAAAAGTATTCAATATACGTGATTGGTTTTGAGCCAGGAAAGCCTGTTTTAAACCTACCAGAAATTAAAAATAATTTAGATAAAATAAAAATTCCTGGCGTTGTTCTTTTCGATCGCAATTCTCGACCAGAATTTGGAAATATTGCGGAAAGATTCGACAAGGAGAAAACCGAACAAATTGTTGAAATATATCCCTTTAATTCCATTGCTGGTTCTACAGTAAGAGTCGGTGGATTGTTTAGCTTGGGTCCATCTTTTGGAGTCGATGGTAATTTAATCGTTAGTGACTCAACCTTCTTAAAGATATTTCCCAACAGCCGTCCTGCGGAAATGATAGATATAGGGGCTATAACTCTCAAGCCTGGAGCCAACCCGCAGAAAGTGATGAAAGATTTACAGAAAAATTTACCTAATGATGTGTTAGTGTTCACCCGTCAAGGATTTATTGATTTTGAAAAAGAATACTGGGCTAATAGAACACCTATAGGTTTTATACTTAACCTCATGTTATCAATGGCTTCAGTTGTTGGCATAGTCATTGTTTATCAAATTCTTTACAGTAATATCTCCAGCCAACTCACAGCTTATGCAACTTTAAAAGCTATAGGTTATACCAATAATTATTTACTAGTTGTCGTTTTCCAGCAAGCTTTAATTCTAGCAGTTCTCAGTTATATACCAGGATGCATTCTTTCTTGGTGGTTGTATGACTTTGCCATGGAAGCGACTAAATTACCAATCATGATGAGCTTTCATAATGGAGTTCTCGTTTTAATATCAAATATATTAATGTGTATGATTTCTGGAGCACTAGCTATTAACAAACTACGCTCTACAGATCCAGCAGATATATTTTAGCTAATGGCTAATGGCTAATGGCTAATGGCTAATGGTTAATGGCTAATGGTAATTAGCAATCGGCAATTAGCGATCGGCAATCGGAAATTAGCAACCAGCAACCAGCAATTAGCAATTAGCAATTAGCTATTAGCTATTAGCTATTAGCTATTAGCAATCATCAATTATCAATTACCAACTCACAATCTATCTATGACTCTCAAAAACAAAACTCTCCTCATTACTGGAATTAGTGGATTTATTGGCTTACGCGCTGCAGAATTAGCCATAGCTCAAGGAACAAAAGTTTGTGGTATCCAAGATGCTTCTGATAAAACCAAAAAGGCACAAAATTTAGGTGTTAAGGTTACTTATGGTAATATAACCGATCCAGCAGTAGCCCAAACCGCTTGCCAAGGAGTAGATGTAGTTTTACATACAGCGGAACTTTCTAAAGAAGGTGGTGCAGTAGATCAATTCCGTAAAATCAATGTTGATGGAACAATCAACATGGCAAAAGCCGCTAAGAGTGCAGGTGTAAAAACTTTTATTCATCTCTCTAGTGTTTTGGTTTATGGCTTTAACTATCCCGATCGCGTGACGGAAGATGGACCGCTTTGTGGGGAAAATAATCCCTACTGTGAAACCAAAATAGAAGCTGAAAAAGCACTTTTAGAACTTAACGATCCAGGTAATTTTGGAGTCATTGTTATTAGACCGGGTGATGTATACGGACCGGGAAGCATACCTTGGATAGTTCGACCACTCCTGATGATGCGTCAAAGATTGTTTGCATATGCAAACGATGGTCGAGGAGTTATCAACCATGTCTATATTGATAACCTAATTGATGCTATTTTTCTGACCATAGAAAAAGAAACTTACGGAGAAATTTTTAACGTCACAGACGGTGAAGAGACTTCATGGAAAGAATATTTTACTCAATTGGCTGCGGTTGCAGGATTACCTGCACCTTTTTCTTTGCCGAAAGATGAACTCAAATTATTTCTCAAACTGCGCTACCAGGGACAAAAACTTTTCCGCAAACAAGCCGATATTCTTCCAGAAGCGGTAGATTTTATGACGCGTCCTCATGCATATTCTATCGATAAAGCAAAAAATTTACTAAGTTATAAACCAATAATTAACTTAGAAGAAGGAATGCGTCGCACTCAGGAGTGGTTGAAAAAAACTGATATTCAACAATTCATGAAGTATGAATTATGAAGTATGAATTATGAATTGAATGTCTGATTGTTCAGTTTTTAAGTTAAATCCACCAAGATGAAAGTGAAAATAGCAAAATACGGTTCTTTGTTGTTAGCAGCTTTAGTCAGTTTTACCTTAGTAAAAATGGTAAAAGCAGAGTCTACAGCTACACTCACCGTCGTAGTTGATGGAATACGTCACAATAAAGGTCAAGTTTGCCTGCGAATTTTTTCAGGTGAACGAGGGTTTCCTTTTAATAATACTAGTGAAGTGCAAAGTGGTTGTACTCAGATTAAGGGTAAATCTGTTACAAAGCAATTCTCTGGTTTAAAACCTGGAAAATACGCTGTTGCTGTAGTTGACGATCAAAACGGAGACTACAAACTCAACAAAGATTTTTTAGGCATTCCCAAAGAAGGTTTTGGTATTTCAAAAAATCCCACTGTTTCAATTTTAACGGGTACTCCAAAGTTTAATGATGCCAGTTTTCCATTAGATAAAAACACAACCATCAGCATCAAAATGAAGTATTCTCTCGATCCTTAAGAGGGACTGAGGACTGGGAACTGGGGACTGGAGACTGGGGATTGGGAACAGAAAAACTACTCCTTCCCCACTAGAAGATTACCTAAAGAGGTAGGGTGGGTACCGCCTACTAACAGCAAACGACAAAAATCTTAAAAATTAATCGCCGATCGCTAGTCTCCAATCCCCAACAGACACTAACTTTTTTGCTAAAACAGATTGGCTAAACATGAAAGAACTGGCAATATTACTGTCAAGAAATTTACTGGGCTGGGCAGCTGTTCAAACATTTTTTACACTGCTCTTTATATCGTACCTTCGTTCATCTCGCAAAAATTTATTAGCAGATGAGCAGTTACCAAAAGTCGCTGTAGTTCTCTGCTTGCGAGGAGCCGATCCTTTTTTGCCAAACTGTTTGCAGGCATTATTGAACCAGAACTATCCACAGTATGACATAAAAATTGTTGTTGATAGTCAGGACGATCCAGCTTGGAATATAGTCACCGATTCTATTTACAAGCAAGCTGTAGGTAGAGTTCAAATTAGCTCTTTAAGAGTCCCAAAAAACAATTGCAGTCTTAAATGCAGTTCTTTAATACAAGCTGTCTCAGATTTAGATGATTCTTACAAAGTTGTAGCTTTTGTAGATGCTGATGCAGTCGTTCATCCAAATTGGTTGCGTGAATTAGTGGGTCCTTTATCCCATCCTAAAATTGGTGCGACAACAGGGAATCGTTGGTATTTACCTACTGGTAGATACTGGGGGTCACTAGTCCGTTACATTTGGAACATCTCTGCAGTTCTGCAAATGTCTCTATACAGGATTGCTTGGGGTGGAAGTTTAGCTATCAAGACAGAACTAATCCATCAAACCGGGCTGTTAGAGAAATGGGGACAAGCCTACGGTGAAGATACTATGATTCGTAATGTCCTCGCCAAACATGGAAAGCAAGTTAAATTTGTACCCTCTGTGCTAATTCTCAATCGCGAAGAGTGCGATTTACCAAGATTGATTGGATGGCTGAAACGTCAGTTACTCGCTTCTCGTCTTTACCATCCTTGGTGGTGGGCTGTAGTTGCAGATTCCATTTCGACCATTTTAGTGCCTAATTTACTCTTGATAATATTTTTAGCAGCTTTTTGGACAAAACAATGGAGTACTGCTGCTTTTTGCCTTGCTAGTTTTAGTATCTATACAGTTACATTATTGCTGCTTGCGATCGCATTGGAAAAAGAAGCACAGCAAATTTTGCGCCAGTACAATCCCGTTACAACAGAGTTATCACCTGCTACAATTTTAAAAATGTTAATAGCTATTCCTCTGACACAATGGGTGTCTGCACTAGCAATGGTCGTTTCTTTTGGAATGCGAAGAGTCAATTGGCGTGGCGTCACCTATCGTATTAAAGGACCTTGGGATATTTCTTTAGTTGAATACCGTCCCTATAAGTTGTGCGATAAATTTGGCGATAGCAAGGTTTCGATATAAGAGCGATCGCGAGTTTCAAAATCTAGAACCATACCATGCTTTTGTAGTACGAGCAGTGATGTTTGTACTACATACGTCATTGAATTTTGTTTTTAGGACTTACGCATAGCCTCTTCAGAGTAGCTCTTCTAAAATCTCTCTCCCCGGCGGCGTAACCCTGCAACAACTCTAACTCTATTATCCTCATTTATACACCTCCGCATTAACCATTACATAACAATTATGACTAGCGCGATGTCAATTGAGCCTTTCTAGTAAATGCTCTCCAACACGCAACGCATTTGCCACAATTGTTAGCGTTGGATTGACTGCAGCGCTAGATGGGAAAAAACTACTATCAACAACATAGAGATTATTAATATCATGCGTGCGGCAGTTGAGATCGAGCACTGAAGTTTTAGAGTCTTCTCCAAAACGACAAGTACCGCACTGATGCACAACCTCTTTCAAAGACATCTTCATGGAAAAATACGATGAAAAGGCTCTCGAGCGATCGTTTTTCTCAATTGATTTTAAGACTTGAGTCCAGCGTTTTATCAATCTATTGAAAGCACGTTTGTTGTTATTTGTATACTCCAAAAATATTTTTTCTCCCTCAACACGCACGCGATTGTTGGGGTTCGGCAAATCCTCAGTGATAAGCAACCAAGCAACAGAGTGATTGGCTACAGCCTCAAGTAATATACCGGGTATAAAAGGGGGTGCATCAGCCGCAATTCTGTCTTTATTAAGATTGCCCAGCAATTGTATGCTACCCATTGGGTAAGGAAAATTTTTCTCTCCCCAATAAAAATCATTGATATAAAGTGTTTTTTGATATATTGTAGTATTTTGTTTTGCACTCAATGCCAAGACTACCGCAAATTTATGTGCCATGTAATTACACCCGACAAGATGAGAGCTGTTAGCTAAGCCGTTTGGGTGTTTGTCATTCGCCGATCGCAGCAATAAGGCTGCTGAGTTAACTGCACCACAGGCAACAACAACAAGATCGCCAGAGAATAGATGATGCTTACCTGCAATTTCTGCTTCCACTGCAGTAATTTCAAGACCCGATGCACTGGTATGCAAACGCAATACTTTTGCATTGGTAATTAGAGTTAGATTGGGATAGACAATTGCCGGACGTATACCGTTAATATCAGCATCGGCTTTAGCATTGACGAAACAAGGGAAACCATCACAAGTATCACAACGAATACAAGCACTATTCAAGCGGTTAGCTTCATTAAGTTTGATACCAAGCGGCAGGTAAGATGGGTGTAGCCCCTTATCCTTCAAAGCATCGTGAATTTTTTGAATGTCTGGTTCGTGGCTGACAGGAGGGAAAGGATAGTTTTCACTGCTTAGGGGTTCGGTAGGGTCTAAACCTCGTTGACCGCGAACTTCATAAAGTCTTTCGGCTTGAGTGTAATAAGGAGCAAAGTCTTGATACTTTAAAGGCCATTCCGGAGAAATACCATCTTTATGAACAGTTTTTTCAAAGTCTTGCTCGCGAAATCTGAATAATGCAGCACCATAAAATTTAGTGTTACCGCCAACATAGTAATACGTTACAGGACGGAATGACTTGCCATGTTTGTCATACCACAACTCGGAATTATAATAACGTTGTTTTTGAAAAATTTGCTT
It encodes the following:
- a CDS encoding DUF2141 domain-containing protein is translated as MKVKIAKYGSLLLAALVSFTLVKMVKAESTATLTVVVDGIRHNKGQVCLRIFSGERGFPFNNTSEVQSGCTQIKGKSVTKQFSGLKPGKYAVAVVDDQNGDYKLNKDFLGIPKEGFGISKNPTVSILTGTPKFNDASFPLDKNTTISIKMKYSLDP
- the devC gene encoding ABC transporter permease DevC; translated protein: MIVKIPLAWLQLARNKIRSLVAVAGIAFIVILMFMQLGFQDALYSSATQVHHHLKGDLFLISSQYKALTANQSFFRTRLYQSLGFDGVESVSPMYIGFAKFKNPDTGQKYSIYVIGFEPGKPVLNLPEIKNNLDKIKIPGVVLFDRNSRPEFGNIAERFDKEKTEQIVEIYPFNSIAGSTVRVGGLFSLGPSFGVDGNLIVSDSTFLKIFPNSRPAEMIDIGAITLKPGANPQKVMKDLQKNLPNDVLVFTRQGFIDFEKEYWANRTPIGFILNLMLSMASVVGIVIVYQILYSNISSQLTAYATLKAIGYTNNYLLVVVFQQALILAVLSYIPGCILSWWLYDFAMEATKLPIMMSFHNGVLVLISNILMCMISGALAINKLRSTDPADIF
- a CDS encoding NAD-dependent epimerase/dehydratase family protein, encoding MTLKNKTLLITGISGFIGLRAAELAIAQGTKVCGIQDASDKTKKAQNLGVKVTYGNITDPAVAQTACQGVDVVLHTAELSKEGGAVDQFRKINVDGTINMAKAAKSAGVKTFIHLSSVLVYGFNYPDRVTEDGPLCGENNPYCETKIEAEKALLELNDPGNFGVIVIRPGDVYGPGSIPWIVRPLLMMRQRLFAYANDGRGVINHVYIDNLIDAIFLTIEKETYGEIFNVTDGEETSWKEYFTQLAAVAGLPAPFSLPKDELKLFLKLRYQGQKLFRKQADILPEAVDFMTRPHAYSIDKAKNLLSYKPIINLEEGMRRTQEWLKKTDIQQFMKYEL
- a CDS encoding glycosyltransferase, which codes for MKELAILLSRNLLGWAAVQTFFTLLFISYLRSSRKNLLADEQLPKVAVVLCLRGADPFLPNCLQALLNQNYPQYDIKIVVDSQDDPAWNIVTDSIYKQAVGRVQISSLRVPKNNCSLKCSSLIQAVSDLDDSYKVVAFVDADAVVHPNWLRELVGPLSHPKIGATTGNRWYLPTGRYWGSLVRYIWNISAVLQMSLYRIAWGGSLAIKTELIHQTGLLEKWGQAYGEDTMIRNVLAKHGKQVKFVPSVLILNREECDLPRLIGWLKRQLLASRLYHPWWWAVVADSISTILVPNLLLIIFLAAFWTKQWSTAAFCLASFSIYTVTLLLLAIALEKEAQQILRQYNPVTTELSPATILKMLIAIPLTQWVSALAMVVSFGMRRVNWRGVTYRIKGPWDISLVEYRPYKLCDKFGDSKVSI
- a CDS encoding ParB/RepB/Spo0J family partition protein, with the translated sequence MPIKSVSIDKIKYGSNRRPVNDEKVKELKDSIQANGLLNPITVDSKFNLIAGLHRLTACKQLGLEKIECNIVDYDDVDQSRLAEIDENFIRNELEILERAELLLERERILDRLGLRAKPGDNQYTYKGRETVSQIPKTTTDLAREIGYSERSLQHDKQIARDIHSCVKEQIKGTPLANMKTELLKIARSAGQERAFAKQAELALETAKSKGDEEEALRQARSAAHWRLRQQEIQVQAMKNAMAKAKREAKLALDGDAVQTEQQVQKATIITNQVSVKVGEEWKLDRHIASCSHTSGEQFTNLLPDRAALAIATLSPTWNHDYLVERARIVAVLRSEGYVYEFCRRQRMPFQYELILGNIYLGLFSYESIPKPQAPINIDGVEGIVNYLLHLYTNPNNSVIAPFMGQGEILITCERMGRLCFIGDENPELVSRGIIRWQAWTGKQAQRAESRRTEPRSYVHN
- a CDS encoding GMC oxidoreductase, which codes for MSDNRYDVIIIGTGAGGGTLANALASCGKKILVLERGNFLPREKENWDSKQIFQKQRYYNSELWYDKHGKSFRPVTYYYVGGNTKFYGAALFRFREQDFEKTVHKDGISPEWPLKYQDFAPYYTQAERLYEVRGQRGLDPTEPLSSENYPFPPVSHEPDIQKIHDALKDKGLHPSYLPLGIKLNEANRLNSACIRCDTCDGFPCFVNAKADADINGIRPAIVYPNLTLITNAKVLRLHTSASGLEITAVEAEIAGKHHLFSGDLVVVACGAVNSAALLLRSANDKHPNGLANSSHLVGCNYMAHKFAVVLALSAKQNTTIYQKTLYINDFYWGEKNFPYPMGSIQLLGNLNKDRIAADAPPFIPGILLEAVANHSVAWLLITEDLPNPNNRVRVEGEKIFLEYTNNNKRAFNRLIKRWTQVLKSIEKNDRSRAFSSYFSMKMSLKEVVHQCGTCRFGEDSKTSVLDLNCRTHDINNLYVVDSSFFPSSAAVNPTLTIVANALRVGEHLLERLN
- a CDS encoding ABC exporter membrane fusion protein, with amino-acid sequence MAADKESELYTKPPYRWRFILAALIASATGLIFYYSFAKRETTPTTQAPKTVKVAPPKIEVTALGRLQPQGKVTKLFPPSSLSGVRVEKLLVEESDRIQAGQVVALLEGYGRAKAALQQSLDKVQVAQAELAQTKAGAKKGDIEAQKATVTRLESQLKGETASQQATIARLQAQLNNAQTENNRYQQLYKEGAISASTADDKRLQEETVQQQLREAKANLDSTVNTLKDQIKEAKAKLNSVQEVRGVDVQLAEAEVKSARTAVQQSKADLDLTKLVSPINGQVLKVHAKTGEVNSSDGIVEIGKTSQMYVEAEVYQTDIHKVRVGQKATITSTAFSGAIQGTVSTIGLQVDRQNILSVNPAAETDRRVIPVKIRIDRPKDSEKVAGLTGLQVDVAIEVQRSGK